One segment of Desulfovibrio sp. JC010 DNA contains the following:
- a CDS encoding MarR family transcriptional regulator gives MDNKEEAIRYMAGRLIRIINKHSRIEEQPIVIGEGLELTPREIRCLHAIGLNEGANLKTIAEVLGVTKSAISQMMGKLEKRGFVRKESAPDNRKELLAMLTERGREAFDVHQEFHERHMNNLKERLDEFTDPQLATAGAVLAVVETVVDDRLAEMFGKKV, from the coding sequence ATGGACAATAAAGAAGAAGCGATTCGTTACATGGCCGGAAGATTGATTCGTATCATCAACAAGCACAGCAGGATTGAGGAACAGCCCATTGTCATCGGCGAAGGGCTGGAGCTTACTCCCCGGGAAATCCGTTGCCTGCATGCCATCGGGCTGAACGAAGGTGCCAATCTCAAGACCATTGCTGAAGTGCTCGGGGTGACCAAGAGTGCTATTTCGCAGATGATGGGCAAGCTTGAGAAGCGCGGTTTTGTGCGCAAGGAATCGGCACCGGATAACCGTAAGGAATTGCTGGCCATGCTCACTGAAAGAGGGCGGGAAGCGTTTGATGTTCATCAGGAGTTCCATGAGCGGCATATGAATAACCTCAAGGAGCGGCTGGATGAATTCACCGACCCGCAGCTGGCTACTGCAGGAGCTGTGCTTGCAGTGGTGGAAACCGTTGTGGATGATCGTCTGGCGGAGATGTTCGGGAAGAAAGTTTAG
- a CDS encoding outer membrane lipoprotein-sorting protein, producing the protein MKSKILLTAMALVTAISASAMAAPDVETIVNKANHMALYQGETCKGKVHLEITDSQGRKRERDLSILRKDAGEGDSRQLYMSYFKAPADVRKMVFLVHKTVEPGKDDSRWLYMPSLDMVKRIAAGDKRTSFAGSDFLYEDISGRSLHEDVHELLGIENGCYLLKNTPKNPGDVEFSHYVAYVDMKTYVPMRMEYFKGTDKPYRTMEVLKVEDIASDKSGETYPTVTVSKVKNLETGSETVMTFSGVVYDLPVKESIFGERYLRRPPRELMR; encoded by the coding sequence ATGAAATCTAAAATATTATTAACAGCAATGGCACTGGTTACGGCAATAAGTGCGTCTGCAATGGCAGCACCGGACGTTGAAACAATAGTCAACAAGGCCAACCACATGGCTCTGTATCAGGGCGAAACCTGCAAGGGCAAAGTTCACCTTGAAATTACTGACAGTCAGGGCCGCAAGCGGGAACGTGATTTGAGCATCCTGCGCAAAGATGCAGGTGAGGGTGATTCCAGACAGCTGTACATGTCCTACTTCAAGGCTCCGGCGGATGTGCGCAAAATGGTCTTCCTCGTGCACAAGACCGTTGAACCGGGCAAAGACGACTCCCGCTGGCTGTACATGCCCAGTCTGGACATGGTTAAACGCATTGCAGCAGGGGATAAAAGGACCAGCTTCGCAGGTTCGGATTTTCTGTATGAGGATATTTCCGGGCGTAGCCTGCATGAGGATGTGCATGAACTGCTGGGCATTGAAAACGGCTGCTACCTGCTCAAGAACACCCCGAAAAATCCCGGGGATGTGGAATTCTCCCACTATGTTGCTTATGTGGACATGAAAACCTATGTGCCCATGCGTATGGAGTACTTCAAAGGAACGGATAAGCCGTACCGGACCATGGAAGTGCTCAAGGTTGAGGATATCGCATCAGATAAGAGCGGTGAAACTTACCCCACGGTGACAGTTTCCAAGGTCAAAAACCTTGAGACCGGAAGCGAGACGGTGATGACTTTTTCCGGCGTGGTTTATGATCTCCCGGTGAAAGAATCCATCTTCGGTGAAAGATACCTGCGCCGTCCGCCGAGGGAATTGATGCGATGA
- a CDS encoding RND family transporter: MNIMKQMLIAFATRRSWMTIVLLLLLAVFCGSFFPKVVIDTDPEHMLPADEPSRVFHNEAKEKFSLSEIVVLGIINEKNPHGVFNPETLKRVYDLAEFARTLRWENPDDPAKMDGVIEVDMIAPSMVEHISQEGPGVISFDWLMARPPSTQSQADAVREKVFANPMLSGQMASEDGKAICVYLPLTDKYQSYKVYTALQEKIKELGGDDEFHITGLPVAQDAIGIEMFTEMSLASPLAMGTIFLLLYFFFRKLSLTFLPMIIATLSVVMTMGTMIGCGFEVHIMSSMIPVFLMSIAVVDSIHILSEFFDLYTPEKGRKETIVEVLNTLFMPMLYTSLTSAAGFISLALTPIPPVQIFGVFVGLGIMVAWLLTIMFVPAYIMVLPARIFSNFGFKKHGSDNTTLLSRILEKTGGISYRYAKPLLGLFLILLVVSAWGISKIQINDNPVKWFAPSHPIRLADTALNKHFAGTYPAYLILESEDSEVGFSESDKRKLADKFTAFSKQISAEFPGAEQKGVNFMSALLDMPKTVSDKPFLDRAVSLAATKANAAKGDDFYLYEEFGSFFSLEKESLKPFKQPEMLSYLAGLQKEIFKEGLVGKSIAPADLVSKIHQELTDGEEASYLVPEKMQTVGECYMQFQQSHRPHDLWHYVTPDYNGACVVFQLSSGDNMVMEAVETFVADYFQRNPPPCDISHNWAGLTYINVAWQSQMVEGMLRSFIGSFAIVLLMAVFLFRSLKWGVLCMVPLTITIAFIYGFIGLIGKDYDMPVAVLGVLTLGMSVDFAIHFVERSRKIYSRTGSWKETLPRMYGAPARAISRNVLVIAIGFLPMLISALIPYRTTSLLLSSIMMISGIMTLVGMPAIITVASRFFFAGAKLEIPAQSNSDEATVPVKVNQ, from the coding sequence ATGAATATAATGAAACAGATGCTGATTGCATTCGCCACCAGAAGAAGCTGGATGACTATTGTCCTGCTGTTGCTGCTGGCGGTCTTCTGCGGATCCTTCTTTCCGAAGGTGGTCATTGATACCGACCCGGAGCACATGCTTCCTGCGGACGAACCTTCACGGGTCTTCCATAATGAGGCCAAGGAAAAATTCTCCCTTTCGGAAATCGTGGTTCTCGGAATCATCAATGAAAAGAACCCGCACGGGGTTTTTAACCCAGAAACTCTGAAACGGGTCTATGATCTGGCGGAATTCGCCCGTACCCTGCGCTGGGAGAATCCTGATGATCCGGCAAAAATGGACGGGGTCATTGAAGTGGATATGATCGCTCCTTCCATGGTGGAGCATATCAGCCAGGAAGGTCCGGGAGTTATTTCATTTGACTGGCTCATGGCCCGTCCTCCGTCCACCCAGTCGCAAGCCGATGCGGTGCGTGAAAAGGTTTTTGCCAACCCCATGCTCTCCGGGCAGATGGCTTCCGAAGACGGCAAGGCCATCTGCGTCTACCTGCCCCTGACCGACAAGTACCAGAGCTACAAAGTCTATACGGCCCTGCAGGAAAAAATTAAAGAACTGGGCGGAGATGACGAATTTCACATCACCGGACTGCCCGTGGCGCAGGATGCCATCGGCATTGAAATGTTCACTGAGATGAGCCTTGCTTCACCGCTGGCCATGGGCACTATTTTCCTGCTGCTCTATTTCTTTTTCCGCAAGCTCTCGCTGACTTTCCTGCCCATGATCATCGCCACCCTTTCGGTGGTCATGACCATGGGGACCATGATCGGCTGCGGATTTGAAGTGCATATCATGAGTTCCATGATCCCGGTCTTTTTAATGTCAATTGCGGTGGTGGACTCGATCCATATTCTATCGGAATTCTTCGACCTCTATACCCCGGAAAAGGGCAGGAAAGAGACCATTGTCGAGGTCCTGAACACCTTGTTCATGCCTATGCTTTATACCTCGCTCACTTCAGCGGCTGGTTTTATTTCTCTTGCACTCACTCCTATTCCCCCGGTCCAGATATTCGGTGTGTTTGTGGGGCTGGGCATTATGGTGGCCTGGCTGCTGACCATCATGTTCGTGCCCGCCTATATCATGGTCCTCCCGGCCCGGATTTTCAGCAACTTCGGGTTCAAGAAACACGGCAGCGACAATACCACCCTGCTGTCCCGTATTCTGGAAAAAACCGGGGGAATTTCCTACCGCTACGCAAAACCTTTACTGGGTCTGTTCCTGATCCTGCTGGTGGTCTCCGCATGGGGTATCAGCAAGATTCAAATCAACGACAACCCGGTAAAATGGTTCGCCCCCAGCCATCCCATCCGTCTGGCGGATACGGCCCTGAATAAGCATTTTGCCGGAACCTATCCCGCCTACCTGATTCTGGAAAGCGAAGACAGCGAAGTCGGCTTTTCCGAATCCGACAAACGTAAACTGGCAGATAAATTCACCGCGTTCAGCAAACAAATCTCCGCCGAATTCCCCGGTGCGGAGCAGAAGGGCGTGAATTTTATGAGCGCACTGCTGGATATGCCTAAAACGGTATCGGACAAACCGTTCCTTGATCGGGCCGTTTCTCTTGCCGCAACCAAGGCAAACGCGGCCAAGGGTGATGATTTCTATCTTTATGAAGAATTCGGCAGCTTTTTCAGTCTTGAAAAAGAGTCTTTGAAACCATTCAAGCAGCCGGAAATGCTCAGCTACCTTGCCGGATTGCAGAAAGAGATCTTCAAAGAGGGATTGGTGGGCAAGAGTATTGCCCCGGCAGATCTGGTCAGCAAAATTCATCAGGAACTGACCGATGGCGAGGAAGCCAGCTACCTGGTGCCGGAAAAAATGCAGACCGTGGGTGAATGCTACATGCAGTTCCAGCAGAGTCACCGTCCGCATGACCTCTGGCATTACGTAACCCCGGATTACAATGGTGCCTGCGTGGTTTTCCAGCTCTCCAGCGGTGACAACATGGTCATGGAAGCGGTGGAAACCTTTGTGGCCGACTACTTCCAACGTAATCCCCCGCCCTGCGATATCTCCCACAACTGGGCCGGGCTGACCTACATCAACGTGGCCTGGCAGAGCCAGATGGTGGAAGGCATGCTCCGTTCATTCATCGGCAGCTTCGCCATAGTTCTGCTCATGGCCGTGTTCCTGTTCCGCTCGCTGAAATGGGGTGTGCTGTGCATGGTCCCGCTGACCATCACCATCGCTTTCATCTACGGATTCATTGGGTTGATCGGTAAGGATTACGACATGCCCGTGGCTGTGCTCGGCGTACTTACACTGGGCATGTCCGTGGACTTCGCCATCCATTTTGTGGAGCGCAGCCGGAAAATCTACTCCAGAACCGGATCATGGAAGGAAACCCTGCCGCGCATGTACGGTGCCCCGGCAAGGGCCATCAGCCGCAACGTGCTGGTCATCGCCATTGGCTTCCTGCCCATGCTTATCTCGGCCCTGATTCCGTACCGCACCACCAGTCTGCTGCTTTCATCCATCATGATGATCTCCGGGATTATGACTCTGGTAGGCATGCCCGCTATCATCACCGTGGCTTCAAGGTTCTTCTTTGCCGGGGCCAAGCTGGAAATTCCGGCTCAGTCGAACTCTGATGAAGCAACAGTTCCCGTGAAAGTGAATCAATAA
- a CDS encoding MFS transporter, with protein MNSAETGRNKEPSKLFKLSLLASMYLCQAIPLGYVFGSLPVILREQGVNLKAVGAVFALHLPWALKFLCASWVDRKYIPALGRRKSWIFPLQWIGAALLVLVSYYPPGENFTAMYVLLLMLSWVMATNDIAVDGYATDILEENERPWGNSIQSAARFAGLMLGGGVMLYMNSTFGWQPLCLFLAAAVFSFSLPVLFHREIDPLITKSEGRGTHGEGVWAFLKRKEVVKVLPILIAPTAFAFTSVQMRTPLLVDMGFDSRSVGAVLMHYAYPAGLAGTFLSGWFLHRVGGQAFLRVFCSTVILLAGYTVFVARTGVIPYWQAALLLSIDNILIGAVMVWSFTLMMKVSAGPNAGTGFAVLSSLFIIVPMAGSPLFGHVGDVLGMEGLYILLGLLCFAGFMVAELAGRFEGKAKLSRTVADAAEL; from the coding sequence ATGAATTCGGCAGAGACAGGAAGGAACAAAGAGCCTTCAAAATTATTTAAACTTTCATTGCTGGCATCCATGTATTTGTGTCAGGCCATACCGCTTGGTTATGTTTTCGGCAGCCTTCCGGTTATCCTGCGTGAACAGGGAGTTAACCTTAAAGCTGTAGGGGCAGTGTTTGCCCTGCACCTGCCTTGGGCTTTGAAGTTCCTCTGCGCTTCGTGGGTGGACCGTAAATATATCCCGGCCTTGGGCAGGCGCAAGTCATGGATTTTTCCCTTGCAGTGGATCGGTGCCGCATTGCTGGTTCTGGTTTCCTATTATCCACCGGGTGAGAATTTTACAGCCATGTATGTATTGCTGTTGATGCTCAGTTGGGTGATGGCGACCAATGATATTGCGGTAGACGGATATGCTACGGATATTCTGGAAGAAAACGAGCGTCCGTGGGGTAATTCCATCCAGTCTGCAGCGCGTTTTGCCGGGCTCATGCTCGGCGGCGGGGTGATGCTCTATATGAATTCAACTTTCGGCTGGCAGCCCCTGTGTTTGTTTCTTGCCGCTGCGGTTTTCTCTTTCAGTCTTCCGGTGCTTTTTCATCGGGAGATTGATCCCCTGATAACGAAATCGGAGGGCCGGGGAACTCACGGGGAAGGGGTGTGGGCATTCTTAAAAAGAAAAGAAGTGGTCAAAGTACTCCCCATACTGATCGCGCCTACGGCATTTGCCTTTACTTCAGTGCAGATGCGCACCCCGTTGCTGGTCGATATGGGGTTTGATTCCCGCAGTGTGGGGGCCGTATTGATGCATTATGCCTATCCTGCCGGGTTGGCCGGGACTTTCCTGAGCGGCTGGTTCCTGCATCGGGTGGGCGGACAAGCCTTCCTGCGGGTTTTCTGCTCCACGGTAATCCTCCTGGCAGGGTATACAGTTTTTGTTGCCCGCACAGGCGTTATTCCATACTGGCAGGCGGCTCTGCTTTTGAGCATTGATAATATCCTCATCGGGGCTGTCATGGTCTGGAGTTTCACCCTGATGATGAAGGTCAGTGCCGGACCCAATGCCGGGACCGGATTCGCAGTGCTGAGCAGCCTGTTTATCATTGTGCCCATGGCCGGCTCTCCGCTCTTCGGGCATGTGGGAGATGTGCTGGGCATGGAAGGTCTCTATATTCTTCTGGGACTGCTTTGTTTTGCCGGATTCATGGTGGCCGAACTGGCCGGACGCTTTGAAGGAAAGGCGAAACTGTCCCGCACGGTTGCAGATGCAGCAGAACTCTGA
- a CDS encoding TonB-dependent receptor codes for MYLEAVTVKAQKRSQKAHDVPASIAALDDVQLKDMDIKDTDDLALHVPNLEFSNFGSRRHGFMFLRGIKSLPAGEPGTGYFVDGINFSKSYMFNFPLFEVEQVEVMKGPQGTLYGRNTMGGVINVYTKKPGNEVESTLGAEIGNLHSKEFRASWSGPVVEDKLFLGVYGLGAFKDGYMVNDTPTDGDDGRHQDGKSGRLKLRYLPTDDLDMTLSFDVQNHDDGAYSMRRTERNSFVESGRYEADDPYHYSHDYEGSQKNDCWGLALNSEYQTGFGKLHSITGYRHFDSNEKIDADFTPSDIMRKNYNLKDRDFSQEFRFVSPEDNGPLNWLAGGHFFLLNSNTEITNLYGADHRAAGSNMKFKTDKDNTGAALFGQGTYSFRDDFDITVGLRYEYEYASADSYKGQTPAGGSEATLVDRSASNSFSKFLPKFALAYRLTDKHTLYGTVSRAHRAGGFNDATAPADHQAYSEEDSWLYEVGFKSVFWDDRLNFNVSGFYTSIEDEQLPLFEADSMQGYIANAGRSHRMGVEVDSQVVVMEGLNLSGTFTWMEAEFDNYSPSEGESYKGNRVFGVPDYTYTVATDYRRNIIGDWGFFGRAELVGIGSRYFDDANTVKEDPYELVNLKVGVEGEHLDVYLWSKNLLDREFVIMENVTAGIAEDGAPRTFGISIDYRF; via the coding sequence TTGTATCTGGAAGCAGTCACGGTAAAGGCCCAGAAACGCAGCCAGAAGGCGCATGATGTCCCGGCCAGTATTGCGGCTCTTGATGATGTCCAGCTTAAGGATATGGATATCAAGGATACCGATGATCTGGCCCTGCATGTTCCCAACCTTGAATTCAGCAACTTCGGCAGCCGCAGGCACGGGTTCATGTTTTTGCGAGGTATTAAAAGTTTGCCTGCGGGGGAGCCGGGTACCGGTTATTTTGTGGACGGGATCAATTTCTCCAAATCTTATATGTTCAATTTCCCGCTCTTTGAAGTTGAGCAGGTTGAGGTGATGAAAGGGCCGCAGGGAACCCTTTACGGGCGCAACACCATGGGCGGTGTCATCAATGTTTATACCAAGAAGCCCGGGAATGAGGTTGAAAGCACCCTCGGTGCGGAGATCGGTAATCTCCACAGCAAAGAATTTCGGGCCAGCTGGTCCGGTCCGGTCGTTGAGGATAAGCTTTTTCTCGGGGTCTACGGTCTCGGGGCATTCAAGGACGGGTACATGGTAAACGATACCCCCACGGATGGAGACGACGGTCGTCATCAGGACGGGAAGTCCGGTCGTTTGAAGTTGCGTTATCTGCCTACGGACGATCTGGATATGACCCTTTCTTTTGATGTTCAGAACCATGATGACGGTGCCTACTCCATGCGCCGTACCGAGCGGAACTCCTTTGTTGAATCCGGCAGGTACGAAGCCGATGATCCTTATCATTATTCTCACGACTATGAAGGTAGCCAGAAGAATGACTGCTGGGGGCTGGCCCTAAACTCAGAGTATCAGACCGGGTTCGGGAAGCTTCATTCCATAACCGGATACAGGCATTTTGACAGTAACGAAAAGATCGATGCCGACTTCACTCCGTCGGATATCATGCGCAAGAATTATAATCTTAAAGACCGTGATTTTTCGCAGGAATTCCGGTTTGTTTCCCCGGAAGATAACGGTCCGTTGAATTGGCTTGCGGGTGGGCATTTTTTTCTTTTGAACTCCAATACCGAGATCACCAATCTTTACGGTGCGGACCACCGGGCTGCCGGGTCCAATATGAAATTCAAGACCGACAAGGATAATACAGGAGCAGCCTTGTTCGGGCAGGGAACCTATTCTTTCCGGGATGATTTCGATATCACGGTGGGCTTGCGTTATGAATATGAATACGCTTCCGCTGATTCATATAAAGGGCAGACCCCGGCCGGGGGATCGGAAGCAACTCTGGTTGACCGTTCGGCCTCCAACAGTTTTTCCAAGTTCCTGCCCAAGTTTGCCCTTGCATACCGCCTTACTGACAAGCACACCCTCTATGGAACCGTGTCCCGTGCCCACCGGGCCGGGGGCTTTAACGATGCGACTGCCCCGGCGGACCATCAGGCCTATAGCGAAGAAGACAGCTGGCTCTATGAGGTCGGTTTTAAATCCGTGTTTTGGGATGACCGTTTGAACTTCAATGTCAGCGGTTTTTATACCTCTATTGAAGACGAGCAGCTTCCTTTGTTCGAGGCCGACTCCATGCAGGGGTATATAGCCAATGCCGGACGCTCGCACCGCATGGGTGTGGAGGTGGATTCGCAGGTTGTGGTCATGGAAGGGTTGAACCTCAGCGGTACCTTCACCTGGATGGAAGCTGAATTCGATAATTATTCACCATCGGAAGGGGAGAGCTACAAAGGCAACCGGGTCTTCGGCGTGCCTGACTATACTTATACCGTTGCCACTGACTATCGCCGTAACATTATCGGTGATTGGGGCTTTTTCGGTCGTGCCGAGCTGGTGGGAATCGGTTCCCGCTATTTTGATGATGCCAACACAGTTAAGGAGGATCCTTACGAGCTGGTCAACCTCAAGGTCGGTGTTGAAGGTGAGCATCTGGATGTCTACCTCTGGTCGAAGAACCTGCTCGACCGTGAATTCGTGATTATGGAAAATGTTACCGCGGGGATTGCCGAGGACGGTGCTCCCAGGACCTTCGGCATCTCCATAGATTACAGGTTTTAG
- a CDS encoding helix-turn-helix transcriptional regulator produces the protein MLSKNISAATKKCWGIEEASRNSAVREFESVKGHKIENGPVWRELELRAGLRVSAFEAMLAKRFSFSYQKKNSYIDFGFFLEGSIVNNMCETSLGPLRVDNVAGSGGLGYFREMAGVVESAALGRTRIIHLHISPELLHELLYMDMDVIHEDLRGALESRVGGEFFLHHTMDPVVQAAANELFYGLVGGKCSRIYLEGKALELIGLQVMKLENSERVRSSGLSLSELEQIRAIHEEVKEKFDCPPSMAELADSHMMSAGKIQAGFQELYGMTVFAFLKEYKLRKARMFFENGDMNVSEVAWALGYTNLSHFSAAFKKRYGVLPKKFLTSVRDKKNITLASGYADLG, from the coding sequence ATGTTGAGCAAAAATATTTCTGCAGCAACTAAAAAATGCTGGGGGATTGAAGAAGCTTCCCGGAACAGTGCGGTACGGGAGTTTGAATCCGTCAAGGGGCATAAAATAGAGAACGGACCTGTCTGGCGGGAGCTGGAACTCAGGGCGGGCCTGCGGGTCAGCGCATTCGAGGCCATGCTCGCAAAGCGTTTCTCCTTCAGTTACCAGAAAAAGAACAGCTATATTGATTTCGGTTTTTTTCTTGAGGGCTCCATAGTTAATAATATGTGTGAAACCTCACTAGGTCCCTTGCGGGTGGATAATGTCGCCGGAAGCGGGGGATTGGGTTATTTCCGTGAAATGGCCGGAGTGGTGGAGTCCGCAGCTTTAGGACGGACCCGGATTATACATCTGCATATCAGCCCGGAATTGCTTCATGAATTGCTCTATATGGATATGGACGTAATCCATGAGGATTTAAGAGGAGCCTTGGAGAGCCGGGTTGGGGGTGAGTTTTTTCTGCATCACACCATGGACCCTGTGGTGCAGGCCGCAGCCAATGAACTTTTTTACGGTCTTGTGGGCGGTAAATGCAGCCGCATTTATCTTGAGGGCAAAGCCCTTGAACTGATCGGCCTGCAGGTCATGAAGCTTGAAAACTCGGAAAGGGTTCGTAGTTCCGGGCTTAGTCTGAGCGAACTGGAGCAGATCAGGGCCATTCATGAAGAGGTAAAGGAAAAATTCGACTGCCCGCCGTCCATGGCCGAGCTTGCTGACTCACACATGATGAGTGCCGGTAAGATTCAGGCCGGTTTTCAGGAACTCTACGGCATGACCGTTTTTGCTTTCCTCAAGGAATATAAGTTGCGCAAGGCCCGTATGTTCTTTGAAAATGGCGATATGAACGTCAGTGAGGTTGCATGGGCTCTGGGCTATACAAATTTAAGCCATTTCAGCGCGGCGTTTAAGAAAAGGTACGGGGTTCTGCCCAAGAAGTTTTTGACTTCAGTGCGTGATAAAAAGAACATAACTCTGGCTTCAGGTTATGCTGATCTGGGCTGA
- a CDS encoding patatin-like phospholipase family protein: MSTEFQRRYNEWPYRLIILSLLFAMLAGCGLKRNPIPVEMQAQASLPGYSEIRFFGDTTPKNMEDAMKQWAAREINGPAASELSFLSLSGGGADGAFGAGFLCGWTARGDRPEFGLVTGISTGALIAPFAFMGSDYDPFIEMFYTTFETSDLVQQRSYVSAISGDSVYSTEPLRNALKEFLNHEFIAKIAAEHRKGRRLLIGTTNLDAMRPVYWNIGAMAQYGTPEADQLIRDVILASASVPVAFPPVYFKVKAGDKIYDEMHVDGGVTNQVFSYPPSVHLREELAKIGEERKITLYIIRNDSLISEGEQVEPYIGGIAARSLHGLIRNQGIGDLYRMYYTAQRDGIDFKLTFIPPDYNEESDELFSPVYMSKLFVLGKGMAMGPNPWHTAPPSSMSRESKGPAEVILK; the protein is encoded by the coding sequence ATGAGTACGGAATTTCAACGTAGATATAATGAATGGCCCTACAGGCTGATTATCCTTTCCCTGCTGTTTGCCATGCTGGCCGGGTGCGGGCTGAAGCGCAATCCCATTCCAGTGGAAATGCAGGCTCAGGCCAGTCTGCCCGGATATAGTGAAATCCGTTTTTTCGGGGATACCACTCCGAAGAATATGGAAGATGCCATGAAGCAGTGGGCTGCCCGCGAGATTAACGGTCCGGCTGCCAGTGAGCTTAGTTTCCTGTCTCTTTCCGGTGGCGGGGCGGACGGTGCTTTCGGTGCCGGATTCCTCTGCGGCTGGACAGCGCGGGGCGACCGTCCCGAGTTCGGACTGGTCACCGGGATCAGCACCGGGGCGTTAATTGCCCCCTTTGCTTTCATGGGTTCGGATTATGATCCTTTTATCGAGATGTTCTACACCACTTTTGAAACCAGCGATCTTGTGCAGCAGCGTTCCTATGTCTCCGCCATTTCCGGGGATTCGGTCTACAGCACCGAGCCGCTCAGGAATGCCCTGAAAGAGTTCCTCAACCATGAATTCATCGCCAAGATCGCGGCTGAACACCGCAAGGGCCGCAGGCTGCTCATCGGGACCACAAATCTTGACGCCATGCGCCCGGTTTACTGGAATATCGGGGCCATGGCCCAGTACGGAACCCCGGAAGCGGACCAGCTTATACGTGATGTGATTCTTGCGTCAGCCTCGGTTCCGGTGGCTTTTCCCCCGGTCTATTTCAAGGTTAAGGCCGGGGATAAGATTTATGATGAAATGCATGTGGACGGCGGGGTTACCAATCAGGTCTTTTCCTATCCGCCGTCCGTTCATCTTCGCGAGGAACTGGCCAAAATCGGTGAGGAGCGCAAGATCACCCTGTATATCATCCGCAATGATTCCCTCATTTCCGAAGGGGAGCAGGTGGAACCTTACATCGGCGGTATTGCCGCCCGTTCCCTGCACGGTCTTATCCGCAATCAGGGTATCGGCGATCTTTACCGTATGTATTATACTGCCCAGCGCGACGGCATTGATTTCAAGCTGACTTTTATCCCCCCGGATTATAACGAAGAGTCTGACGAGCTGTTCAGTCCGGTTTATATGAGCAAGTTGTTTGTTCTGGGCAAGGGCATGGCCATGGGCCCCAACCCCTGGCATACGGCTCCTCCTTCCAGCATGAGTCGTGAAAGCAAAGGACCTGCGGAGGTTATTCTTAAATGA